One Streptomyces lincolnensis genomic region harbors:
- a CDS encoding helix-turn-helix transcriptional regulator yields MAVPAVPVSSYARSHERVRRLCETGGDSRNLRGRLLGELRAAVAFDAHAFLLTDPETTVGCSPVADLPCPRDLPTMTRLKYLSAVHRWTALDGIALLSDLPDPAHSLLWRDLLHAYGVRDIASLVFKDRFGCWGHLDLYRYDRPFTPAEAAHLAHLTAPVTAALRRSQAGTFVVRPPHTRRTSPLALLLSPDLRVLAQTPDTDACLSLLTPPGPGRPAVHASVYDVAAQLLAVEAGVDPNPPRSRVHLADGLWLTLSAARIGDAFPCGRRNTIAVTIEETSPAERLSLFTRAFALSPREADVLGHLAKGSDSHTVAREMSLSEHTVQDHLKSVFAKTSTNTRGMLLARALGA; encoded by the coding sequence ATGGCCGTCCCCGCCGTCCCCGTGAGCTCGTACGCACGGTCGCACGAGCGGGTCCGCCGCCTCTGCGAGACCGGCGGCGACTCCCGGAACCTGCGCGGACGGCTCCTCGGCGAACTGCGCGCGGCCGTCGCCTTCGACGCCCACGCCTTCCTCCTCACCGACCCCGAGACCACGGTCGGCTGCTCACCCGTCGCCGACCTCCCCTGCCCGCGGGACCTGCCCACGATGACCCGCCTCAAGTACCTGAGCGCGGTCCACCGCTGGACGGCCCTCGACGGCATCGCCCTCCTCAGCGACCTCCCCGACCCCGCCCACAGCCTCCTGTGGCGCGACCTCCTGCACGCCTACGGCGTCCGCGACATCGCCTCCCTGGTCTTCAAGGACCGCTTCGGCTGCTGGGGCCACCTCGACCTCTACCGCTACGACCGCCCCTTCACCCCCGCCGAAGCCGCCCACCTGGCCCACCTCACCGCCCCGGTGACCGCGGCCCTGCGCCGCAGCCAGGCCGGCACCTTCGTCGTACGACCGCCCCACACGCGCCGCACGAGTCCGCTGGCCCTGCTGCTCTCCCCCGACCTGCGCGTCCTCGCCCAGACCCCCGACACCGACGCCTGCCTGAGCCTGCTGACCCCGCCCGGGCCCGGCCGCCCGGCGGTGCACGCGAGCGTCTACGACGTGGCCGCCCAGCTCCTGGCCGTCGAGGCGGGCGTCGACCCCAACCCACCCCGCTCCCGCGTCCACCTCGCCGACGGCCTCTGGCTCACCCTCAGCGCCGCCCGCATCGGCGACGCCTTCCCCTGCGGCCGCCGGAACACCATCGCCGTCACCATCGAGGAGACCTCCCCGGCGGAACGCCTCTCCCTCTTCACCAGAGCCTTCGCCCTGAGCCCCCGGGAGGCCGACGTACTGGGCCACCTGGCCAAGGGCAGCGACAGCCACACGGTCGCCCGCGAGATGTCCCTCTCCGAACACACCGTCCAGGACCACCTGAAATCCGTCTTCGCCAAGACGTCGACGAACACCAGGGGGATGCTGCTGGCCAGGGCGCTGGGAGCCTGA
- a CDS encoding response regulator transcription factor, which yields MLVSQEATEASETLVMALRFLGFDAHIAATGADLIREVCRRRPDAVLLDTTLPDGCGVEVCRRLRAAGVDAPVMFLSSRSDIEGKCQALAMGGDDYVTRPADLTEVSARIRALVRRSRAGGLAPSPAAHKLRAAGVELDENTRDVSLHGRAVRLSATEFALLRLLMRNAGRVISKGEILDTVWNYGFQGESGVVETYVYYLRRKLGDSRQSVIRTVRGAGYMVCAGDPAHTHGTVA from the coding sequence GTGCTCGTGAGCCAGGAGGCGACCGAGGCATCCGAAACGCTCGTCATGGCGTTGCGCTTCCTCGGTTTCGACGCGCACATCGCGGCCACGGGTGCCGATCTCATCCGTGAGGTGTGCCGCCGCAGACCCGACGCCGTCCTGCTGGACACGACCCTGCCCGACGGATGCGGGGTCGAGGTCTGCCGGCGGCTCCGGGCGGCGGGGGTCGACGCCCCGGTGATGTTCCTCAGCTCCCGGAGCGACATCGAGGGCAAGTGCCAGGCGCTCGCCATGGGCGGCGACGACTACGTCACCCGACCCGCCGATCTCACCGAGGTGAGCGCGCGGATCCGGGCACTGGTCCGCCGTTCCCGGGCCGGGGGCCTGGCCCCGTCGCCGGCCGCCCACAAGCTGCGCGCGGCCGGCGTCGAGCTGGACGAGAACACCCGGGACGTGTCGCTGCACGGGCGGGCCGTCCGGCTGTCCGCGACCGAGTTCGCGCTGCTGAGGCTCCTCATGCGCAACGCCGGGCGGGTGATCTCCAAGGGGGAGATCCTGGACACCGTGTGGAACTACGGCTTCCAGGGCGAGTCGGGGGTCGTGGAGACCTACGTCTACTACCTGCGGCGGAAGCTGGGCGACTCCCGGCAGTCCGTGATCCGCACGGTGCGCGGGGCGGGGTACATGGTGTGCGCCGGGGATCCGGCGCACACCCACGGCACCGTGGCCTGA
- a CDS encoding glycine betaine ABC transporter substrate-binding protein translates to MVIAVGSLVLLIGGAAGCTIGGGDEGSASGSPVGSGAGSDCSTPAVIGTDGSAEGRVVGALYGELLTGAGKRVRISATRYASPADTARAVVEGRLDLAPAYEMTTLRALPGGQTVPGDLATTLSMALPPGIDALPPAAAQNGVVLAVTPATAHRHGLRDLTDLGGIKGLRLGGSAAGHPDAPTATALRRVYGVTLTPAGTSSTADVLVLRGTDPLIAREHLVVLTDSRGVVPPEHVFPLISAACADVDGRNALARLDSALTTGQLAGLASSVAAGQDPSKTARAWLRAGTTH, encoded by the coding sequence TTGGTCATCGCCGTCGGCTCGCTCGTCCTGCTCATCGGCGGGGCGGCCGGTTGCACGATCGGCGGCGGTGACGAGGGCTCCGCATCCGGCTCTCCGGTCGGTTCCGGTGCCGGATCCGACTGCTCGACGCCGGCCGTGATCGGTACCGACGGCTCGGCCGAGGGCCGGGTCGTCGGGGCCCTCTACGGCGAGCTGCTCACGGGCGCCGGCAAGCGGGTGCGGATCTCGGCCACCCGGTACGCGTCCCCCGCGGACACGGCCCGTGCCGTGGTCGAGGGCAGGCTCGACCTGGCCCCGGCGTACGAGATGACCACGCTGCGGGCCCTGCCGGGCGGCCAGACCGTGCCCGGTGACCTGGCGACCACGCTGAGCATGGCACTGCCGCCGGGGATCGACGCGCTGCCCCCGGCGGCGGCCCAGAACGGTGTCGTCCTCGCCGTCACCCCGGCCACGGCCCACCGCCACGGACTGCGCGATCTCACCGACCTCGGGGGAATCAAGGGCCTCCGGCTCGGCGGATCGGCCGCCGGCCACCCCGACGCCCCGACGGCGACCGCACTGCGGCGCGTCTACGGCGTCACGCTCACCCCGGCCGGCACGTCGAGCACGGCGGACGTGCTGGTCCTGCGGGGCACCGACCCCCTGATCGCCCGGGAGCACCTGGTGGTGCTCACCGACTCCCGGGGCGTCGTCCCGCCCGAGCACGTCTTCCCGCTGATCAGCGCCGCATGCGCGGACGTGGACGGCAGAAACGCCCTGGCCCGCCTCGACAGTGCGCTGACCACCGGACAACTGGCGGGCCTCGCCTCGTCCGTGGCGGCGGGCCAAGACCCGTCGAAGACGGCACGCGCGTGGCTGCGTGCCGGGACGACCCACTGA
- a CDS encoding sigma-70 family RNA polymerase sigma factor produces the protein MGDVTTTDDQLETYRSELTGYCYRMLGSVFEAQDAVQETMVRAWRSLDRFEGRSSLRSWMYRIATNVCLDALAAGKRRALPMDLSGPTSGAVSPGAPLDSGTWIEPCPAHLTGADGDDPAEASVARESVRLAFVAALQHLSPKQRATLLLRDVMAFSAREVADLHYVTVASVNSALQRARATLAAHRAERADPAPDSVQRVLADRYAQAFSRFDMVELSMLLHVDATLSLPPYALWMRGVSDIQAWLNGPAIGCKGSRLIPTIANGSPAFGQYRPRPDGPGFAPWALQVIKYGPDRITGINAFRDTDRLFPLFGLPSHVPD, from the coding sequence ATGGGGGATGTCACCACGACCGATGATCAACTGGAGACCTACCGCTCCGAGTTGACCGGCTACTGCTACCGGATGCTCGGCTCGGTCTTCGAGGCGCAGGACGCCGTGCAGGAGACGATGGTCCGGGCCTGGCGGAGCCTCGACCGGTTCGAGGGGCGGTCCTCGCTGCGGTCGTGGATGTACCGCATCGCCACCAACGTCTGCCTGGACGCCCTGGCGGCGGGCAAGCGGCGGGCGCTGCCGATGGACCTGTCCGGCCCCACCTCCGGTGCCGTCTCGCCGGGCGCCCCGCTGGACAGCGGCACCTGGATCGAGCCGTGCCCGGCCCACCTGACCGGCGCGGACGGTGACGACCCGGCCGAGGCGAGCGTGGCCCGCGAGTCCGTCCGGCTGGCCTTCGTCGCCGCGCTCCAACACCTGTCTCCCAAGCAGCGGGCCACGCTGCTCCTGCGTGACGTGATGGCCTTCTCCGCCCGCGAGGTCGCCGACCTGCACTACGTGACCGTCGCCTCGGTCAACAGCGCGCTCCAGCGGGCCCGCGCCACCCTCGCCGCCCACCGCGCCGAGCGGGCCGACCCGGCGCCCGATTCCGTCCAGCGCGTCCTGGCCGACCGGTACGCCCAGGCCTTCTCCCGCTTCGACATGGTCGAGCTGAGCATGCTCCTCCACGTCGACGCCACCCTCTCCCTGCCGCCCTACGCCCTCTGGATGCGGGGCGTCTCCGACATCCAGGCCTGGCTGAACGGCCCCGCCATCGGCTGCAAGGGCTCCCGCCTCATCCCCACGATCGCCAACGGCTCCCCCGCGTTCGGCCAGTACCGGCCCCGCCCCGACGGCCCCGGCTTCGCCCCCTGGGCCCTCCAGGTCATCAAGTACGGCCCCGACCGCATCACCGGGATCAACGCGTTCCGTGACACCGACCGCCTGTTCCCGCTGTTCGGCCTGCCCTCACACGTCCCCGACTGA
- a CDS encoding ATP-binding protein: protein MIQESAATRIRNFSVQLSPTPRGARLARLLATEQLRTWGLPLDPARQIIAELATNAATHSRIPGRDFRLTLYVVGDTLRIEVTDTCGDREPRPQVPDLDAESGRGLVLVEALAEKWGVSLGPRPRKTVWAELSVGDV from the coding sequence GTGATCCAGGAATCCGCCGCCACCCGCATCCGCAACTTCAGCGTCCAGTTGTCCCCCACGCCCCGAGGAGCCCGCCTCGCCCGACTGCTGGCGACCGAACAACTCCGCACGTGGGGGCTCCCGTTGGACCCGGCCCGCCAGATCATCGCCGAGCTGGCGACGAACGCGGCGACGCACAGCCGCATCCCCGGCAGGGACTTCCGGCTGACGCTCTACGTCGTGGGAGACACCCTGCGGATCGAGGTGACCGACACGTGCGGTGACCGGGAGCCGCGTCCCCAAGTCCCGGACCTGGACGCGGAGTCCGGCCGGGGGCTCGTCCTCGTAGAAGCGCTGGCCGAGAAGTGGGGCGTCTCTCTGGGCCCGCGTCCGCGCAAGACGGTGTGGGCCGAGCTGTCAGTCGGGGACGTGTGA
- a CDS encoding helix-turn-helix domain-containing protein, with protein sequence MQQLKTEADEPGWEVDPDDEWGIAVIATVGRQLKLRREAVGMRAADFGTAVGYGEDMVYKIEGGKRIPRQEFLNRADEVLEAGGLISATWEDVKKVRYPKKVRELGKLEAQAIEIGVYECNIIAGLLQTPEHARAVIGAVQPPYSPDDVERMVAARLARQSVFDRDPAPSIHFVLEEAVLRRPIGGTMVRRRQLERLLEAAQLHHVVLQVMPMNCEVHSGLDGRIEVLKFPDGTAVGRSDRAFSGRPTSDPKQLRILELRYGTIRAQALSPGESLTLIEQMLGET encoded by the coding sequence ATGCAGCAGCTCAAGACCGAGGCGGACGAGCCGGGTTGGGAGGTCGACCCGGACGACGAGTGGGGAATCGCGGTCATCGCCACTGTCGGACGGCAACTGAAGCTGCGGCGCGAGGCGGTGGGCATGCGGGCCGCCGACTTCGGCACGGCCGTCGGGTACGGCGAAGACATGGTCTACAAGATCGAGGGCGGCAAGCGGATCCCCCGGCAGGAGTTCCTGAACCGGGCGGACGAGGTGCTGGAGGCGGGCGGGCTCATCTCCGCGACCTGGGAGGACGTGAAGAAGGTCCGCTACCCGAAGAAGGTGCGGGAACTGGGCAAGTTGGAGGCCCAGGCGATCGAGATCGGCGTGTACGAGTGCAACATCATCGCGGGGCTGTTGCAGACGCCGGAGCACGCCCGGGCGGTGATCGGAGCGGTGCAGCCCCCGTACTCACCGGACGACGTGGAGCGCATGGTGGCGGCGCGGTTGGCTCGGCAGTCGGTCTTCGACCGGGATCCGGCTCCGTCGATCCACTTCGTCCTGGAAGAGGCGGTGCTGCGGCGTCCCATCGGGGGCACAATGGTTCGACGGCGGCAGCTCGAACGCCTGCTGGAGGCGGCTCAGCTGCACCACGTCGTGCTTCAGGTGATGCCGATGAACTGCGAGGTCCACTCCGGTCTGGACGGAAGGATCGAGGTGCTGAAGTTCCCGGACGGCACGGCGGTTGGGCGCTCCGACCGCGCCTTCAGCGGCCGCCCGACCTCAGATCCGAAACAGCTCCGCATCCTTGAGCTGCGGTATGGCACCATCCGGGCGCAGGCGCTCTCCCCAGGGGAGTCGCTGACCCTGATCGAGCAAATGCTGGGAGAGACATGA
- a CDS encoding DUF397 domain-containing protein: MIRDASELAWFKSSYSGGNDGESCVEIAVAPRTIHVRDSKHRTTGPRLALAPEAWAEFVSYASAGR; encoded by the coding sequence ATGATCCGCGACGCCTCCGAACTGGCGTGGTTCAAGAGCAGCTACAGCGGCGGCAACGATGGCGAGTCCTGCGTCGAGATCGCGGTAGCGCCCCGCACGATCCACGTCCGCGACTCCAAGCACCGCACCACAGGCCCCCGGCTCGCGCTCGCGCCGGAGGCCTGGGCCGAATTCGTGTCGTACGCCTCAGCCGGCCGCTGA
- a CDS encoding MMPL family transporter yields MSTLVTARAHPGLLLRLATWSQRHRWRALLLWVVVVAAVTAGAQSAGSAYRNDFSLPGTGSQAATDLLRQHGSAQAGDSVQIVLRSPDGLTGDRTTVERLLSDVRALPSVTDVRGPYDGPGAVSEDGTIGYATVLMGGKAEEIPREDVTRLIDTARAAEGNGLTVELGGDPVRGAEEEGGGASEGAGMLAALVILVLLFGSLVAAALPLITALFAVGGAIGLIGLASHVFTVADFTPPIMMLVGLGVGVDYALLIFYRYRHELMRGAEPQAATRIALDAAGRTVFFAGCTVIIALLGLVALGLGSLQGVALAVALTVLVTMAASLTLLPALLSFFGPRIQRHVRKRAAKGGREEGHRWRRLATAVQRRPLPALLIAVVALLALSAPALGMRLGFADAGNDSPTSTSRKAYDLLAEGFGPGFNGPLILVTEGDTAAAAQLRETLDSTPGIAATTPPFPSSDGELWTLIAYPTTAPQAERTADLVHTLRDDVLPPLADSTGARYLVGGPTAAAQDFADAVSSRIPLFLTIVVGLSTLLLLLVFRSLLIPVKAALLNLLSIAAALGVITLVFQEGWFGVQPGPVEAFIPVMIFAIVFGLSMDYEVFLVSRIHEEWERERDHAHAVREGLAATGQVITAAAAIMIVVFAAFILSPSRMLQQFGLGLAVAVLLDAVVIRCLIVPAVMQLLGPRAWWLPGSLSRRLPRVALEGRGESAAG; encoded by the coding sequence ATGAGCACCCTCGTCACCGCCCGCGCACACCCGGGCCTCCTTCTCCGCCTCGCCACCTGGTCCCAGCGCCACCGCTGGCGCGCCCTCCTCCTGTGGGTCGTCGTGGTCGCCGCCGTCACGGCCGGCGCGCAGAGCGCGGGCAGCGCCTACCGCAACGACTTCTCCCTCCCCGGCACCGGCTCCCAGGCCGCCACCGACCTGCTGAGACAGCACGGTTCCGCGCAGGCGGGCGACAGCGTGCAGATCGTCCTGCGGTCCCCCGACGGCCTGACCGGCGACCGCACCACCGTCGAGCGCCTGCTGTCCGACGTCCGCGCCCTGCCGTCCGTGACCGACGTCCGCGGCCCCTACGACGGTCCCGGCGCCGTCTCCGAGGACGGCACCATCGGCTACGCCACCGTCCTCATGGGCGGCAAGGCCGAGGAGATCCCCCGGGAGGATGTCACCCGGCTCATCGACACGGCCCGGGCCGCCGAGGGGAACGGCCTGACCGTCGAGCTCGGCGGGGACCCGGTCCGCGGTGCCGAGGAGGAGGGCGGCGGGGCGTCCGAGGGCGCCGGAATGCTGGCCGCGCTGGTCATCCTCGTGCTGCTCTTCGGCTCGCTCGTGGCCGCCGCGCTGCCCCTGATCACGGCCCTCTTCGCGGTCGGCGGCGCGATCGGCCTGATCGGTCTCGCCTCGCACGTCTTCACCGTCGCCGACTTCACCCCGCCGATCATGATGCTGGTCGGCCTGGGCGTCGGCGTCGACTACGCCCTCCTGATCTTCTACCGCTACCGCCACGAGCTGATGCGCGGAGCGGAACCCCAGGCCGCCACCCGCATCGCCCTCGACGCGGCCGGCCGTACCGTCTTCTTCGCGGGCTGCACGGTGATCATCGCGCTGCTCGGCCTGGTCGCCCTGGGCCTGGGGTCGTTGCAGGGCGTGGCCCTGGCCGTGGCGTTGACGGTCCTGGTGACGATGGCCGCCTCGCTGACCCTCCTGCCCGCGCTGCTGTCCTTCTTCGGGCCCCGCATCCAGCGCCATGTGCGCAAGCGGGCGGCGAAGGGGGGCCGGGAGGAGGGCCACCGCTGGCGCCGCCTGGCCACGGCGGTCCAACGCCGCCCGCTCCCCGCCCTGTTGATCGCGGTCGTCGCCCTCCTCGCGCTCTCCGCCCCGGCATTGGGCATGCGCCTCGGTTTCGCCGACGCGGGCAACGACTCGCCCACGTCCACGAGTCGCAAGGCCTACGACCTCCTCGCGGAGGGCTTCGGGCCCGGCTTCAACGGCCCGTTGATCCTGGTCACGGAGGGAGACACGGCTGCGGCGGCGCAGTTGCGCGAGACGCTGGACTCCACGCCGGGCATCGCGGCGACGACCCCGCCCTTCCCGTCCTCCGACGGCGAGCTGTGGACCCTCATCGCCTACCCGACGACCGCTCCCCAGGCCGAGCGGACCGCCGACCTCGTCCACACCCTCCGCGACGACGTCCTCCCGCCCCTCGCGGACAGCACGGGCGCGCGTTACCTGGTCGGCGGCCCGACAGCGGCGGCCCAGGACTTCGCGGACGCGGTGTCGTCGCGCATCCCCCTGTTCCTCACGATCGTGGTCGGCCTGTCGACCCTGCTCCTGCTCCTGGTCTTCCGCTCGCTCCTGATCCCCGTCAAGGCGGCCCTGCTCAACCTGCTGTCGATCGCCGCCGCGCTCGGCGTGATCACGCTGGTCTTCCAGGAGGGCTGGTTCGGTGTCCAGCCGGGTCCGGTCGAGGCGTTCATCCCGGTCATGATCTTCGCGATCGTTTTCGGACTCTCCATGGACTACGAGGTCTTCCTCGTCTCCCGCATCCACGAGGAATGGGAGCGCGAGCGCGACCACGCCCACGCCGTCCGCGAGGGCCTCGCGGCCACGGGCCAGGTCATCACCGCGGCGGCGGCCATCATGATCGTCGTCTTCGCGGCGTTCATCCTGAGCCCCAGCCGCATGCTCCAGCAGTTCGGCCTGGGCCTGGCGGTGGCCGTCCTTTTGGACGCGGTCGTCATCCGCTGCCTGATCGTCCCGGCCGTGATGCAACTCCTCGGACCCCGGGCCTGGTGGCTCCCGGGGTCCCTGTCCCGCCGCCTGCCGCGCGTGGCCCTGGAGGGCCGTGGCGAGTCAGCGGCCGGCTGA
- a CDS encoding response regulator, translating to MIKVVLADDQRLVRAGFRSILEDEDDFEIVGEAGDGAEALAVCRDRLPDVVLLDIRMPGVDGLQAARDIAADSRLDGVRVVILTTFDLDDYVYGALRAGAAGFLVKDTEPEELVHAVRVAARGDALISPSVTRRLIAEFADRVRAPEPSPRLNALTDREREVMRLVAAGLSNDEIAARLVLSPATAKTHVSRIMTKLDVRDRAQLVVLAYESGMVTPGWLQPGT from the coding sequence ATGATCAAGGTCGTGCTGGCGGACGACCAGCGCCTGGTGCGGGCCGGCTTCCGGTCGATCCTGGAGGACGAGGACGACTTCGAGATCGTCGGCGAGGCGGGCGACGGCGCCGAGGCCCTCGCCGTCTGCCGCGACCGGCTCCCCGACGTCGTCCTCCTCGACATCCGTATGCCGGGCGTCGACGGCCTCCAGGCGGCCCGTGACATCGCCGCCGACTCCCGCCTCGACGGCGTCCGGGTCGTCATCCTCACCACCTTCGACCTCGACGACTACGTGTACGGCGCCCTGCGCGCCGGTGCGGCCGGTTTCCTGGTCAAGGACACCGAGCCGGAGGAGCTGGTGCACGCCGTCCGGGTCGCGGCCCGCGGCGACGCGCTGATCAGCCCGTCCGTCACCCGCCGCCTCATCGCCGAGTTCGCGGACCGCGTGCGCGCCCCGGAGCCGAGCCCCCGCCTCAACGCCCTGACCGACCGCGAACGCGAGGTCATGCGCCTGGTCGCCGCGGGTCTGTCGAACGACGAGATCGCCGCCCGCCTGGTCCTCAGCCCCGCCACCGCCAAGACCCACGTCAGCCGCATCATGACCAAGCTCGACGTCCGCGACCGCGCCCAACTCGTCGTCCTCGCCTACGAGTCCGGCATGGTCACCCCGGGCTGGCTGCAACCGGGGACGTAG
- a CDS encoding sensor histidine kinase: MVSVTVSRRLRPVFPAGPRHPRRPRSPREPRYPRGHAADAALAAGVFVLVALGSMRSLVGGRTESWQAVAVDWTLLTAACGALYLCRRRPVAVASLVLVLTIAYYLTSLYDGPLMLAFVVALYTVAAAGRLRAAVVLAALALALTGAGTLRGNHDVNGVALFMLAGWLVGVVALGWVRHNRLALAREAEQRAASEERLRIARELHDVVGHHISLINVQSAAALRRLRKDPAGGPERAEEALGAIKETSREALRELRATLGVLRQVDEAAPTAPAPGLDRLADLVESARLAGLDVRLESTGDRPLPAELDLAAYRIIQESLTNVTRHARATTVTVRTERGPRQFTVEITDDGRGPAATGGLPGSGITGMRERARALGGELTAGPGPHGGFIVRAWLPCAGREPS, translated from the coding sequence ATGGTGTCGGTCACGGTGTCCCGTCGGCTGCGGCCGGTGTTCCCAGCCGGGCCGCGGCATCCGCGACGGCCGCGATCGCCACGCGAGCCGCGATATCCGCGCGGGCACGCGGCGGACGCGGCGCTCGCCGCCGGTGTCTTCGTGCTGGTCGCGCTCGGCAGCATGCGCTCGCTGGTCGGCGGGCGGACGGAGTCCTGGCAGGCCGTGGCGGTCGACTGGACGCTGCTCACGGCCGCCTGCGGGGCGCTGTACCTGTGCCGTCGCCGCCCGGTGGCCGTGGCGAGCCTGGTCCTGGTCCTCACCATCGCCTACTACCTGACCAGCCTCTACGACGGTCCCCTCATGCTCGCGTTCGTCGTCGCCCTGTACACGGTCGCCGCCGCCGGCCGGCTGCGGGCCGCGGTCGTCCTGGCCGCCCTGGCGCTGGCACTGACCGGCGCGGGCACCCTGCGGGGCAACCACGACGTCAACGGCGTCGCCCTGTTCATGCTGGCCGGCTGGCTCGTCGGGGTGGTCGCCCTCGGGTGGGTGCGGCACAACCGGCTGGCGCTGGCCCGGGAGGCGGAGCAGCGGGCGGCGAGCGAGGAACGGCTGCGGATCGCGCGGGAGTTGCACGATGTCGTCGGTCACCACATCTCGCTGATCAACGTCCAGTCCGCGGCCGCCCTGCGCCGCCTGCGCAAGGACCCGGCGGGCGGGCCGGAGCGGGCCGAGGAGGCGCTCGGCGCGATCAAGGAGACCAGCAGGGAGGCGCTGCGCGAACTGCGGGCCACCCTGGGCGTGCTGCGTCAGGTCGACGAGGCGGCGCCCACCGCGCCCGCGCCCGGCCTCGACCGGCTCGCCGACCTGGTGGAGTCCGCACGCCTCGCCGGTCTCGACGTACGTCTTGAGTCCACCGGTGACCGGCCGCTGCCCGCCGAACTGGACCTGGCCGCCTACCGGATCATCCAGGAGTCCCTCACCAACGTGACCCGGCACGCTCGCGCCACCACGGTCACCGTCCGCACCGAACGCGGCCCGCGGCAGTTCACGGTCGAGATCACCGACGACGGCCGGGGACCCGCCGCCACGGGAGGCCTGCCCGGCAGCGGCATCACCGGCATGCGGGAGCGGGCCCGCGCGCTGGGCGGCGAACTGACGGCGGGCCCGGGCCCGCACGGCGGGTTCATCGTCCGGGCGTGGCTGCCGTGTGCCGGGCGGGAGCCCTCATGA
- a CDS encoding DUF72 domain-containing protein, translated as MAGRILVGTCSWTDRALVGSGWYPAGRRDAEGRIGYYAERFGVVEVDASYYALPGERNSRLWVERTPDGFVFDVKAFSLLTGHPTREAVMPGGLPADARNPAVLDEVWARFADGIEPIRAAGRLGCVLFQFPPWFRPGARAETFLTECAVRTDGWPVAVEFRHPAWWGERPATEALLARLGFSAVAVDMTQTLPFSIPPATPVTSPRLSVVRFHGRSAAWGTGSKEDRFRHDYSPAELAEWTPRLRALAAQVDELHVLFNNCCGDSAVRAAELMSSILPGSPATIDHEN; from the coding sequence ATGGCTGGGAGGATCCTCGTCGGCACGTGTTCCTGGACCGACCGCGCTCTGGTCGGCAGCGGCTGGTACCCGGCCGGGCGGCGCGATGCCGAGGGGCGGATCGGGTACTACGCCGAGCGGTTCGGGGTGGTCGAGGTCGACGCGAGCTACTACGCCCTGCCCGGCGAGCGGAACAGCCGGCTGTGGGTGGAGCGCACTCCGGACGGCTTCGTCTTCGACGTGAAGGCGTTCTCGCTGCTCACCGGGCATCCGACCCGGGAGGCGGTGATGCCGGGCGGGCTGCCCGCCGATGCGAGGAACCCGGCGGTCCTGGACGAGGTGTGGGCGCGGTTCGCCGACGGGATCGAACCGATCCGGGCGGCCGGGCGGCTGGGCTGCGTGCTGTTCCAGTTCCCGCCCTGGTTCCGGCCGGGGGCGCGGGCCGAGACGTTCCTGACGGAGTGTGCGGTACGCACGGACGGGTGGCCGGTGGCCGTGGAGTTCCGGCACCCCGCGTGGTGGGGCGAGCGGCCGGCGACCGAGGCGCTGCTGGCCCGGCTCGGCTTCAGCGCCGTGGCCGTCGACATGACCCAGACGCTGCCCTTCTCCATCCCGCCCGCCACACCGGTGACTTCACCCCGTCTGTCCGTCGTGCGGTTCCACGGGCGCAGCGCCGCGTGGGGCACGGGAAGCAAGGAGGACCGCTTCCGGCACGACTACTCACCGGCCGAACTCGCCGAATGGACGCCCCGCTTACGCGCCCTCGCCGCCCAAGTCGACGAACTCCACGTCCTGTTCAACAACTGCTGCGGCGACTCGGCGGTACGCGCCGCCGAGTTGATGTCGAGCATCCTGCCGGGCTCCCCTGCTACGATCGATCACGAGAATTGA